One genomic segment of Ancylobacter sp. IITR112 includes these proteins:
- a CDS encoding SDR family NAD(P)-dependent oxidoreductase, with translation MNEHAGTNELAGKRALVTGGSRGIGAAIARALAEKGADVALTYERSAERAGDLVHSIEALGQRGLAIQADSSDPAAVKRSVEEAVAGLGGLDILVNNAGIARQGPVAEMSLADIDAQLNVNVRAVVLASQAAIPHLKAGGRIISIGSCLGERVPFGGVTVYSMTKSALLSFTRGLARELGPADITVNVVQPGATDTDMNPADGEQADGMRALTALGRYGTPADVAAAVAFLASPAARQISGTALTVDGGFNA, from the coding sequence ATGAATGAACATGCTGGAACGAATGAACTGGCCGGAAAGCGCGCCCTGGTGACGGGCGGCTCGCGCGGCATCGGCGCGGCGATCGCCCGGGCGCTGGCGGAAAAGGGCGCCGATGTCGCCCTCACCTATGAGCGCTCGGCGGAACGGGCGGGCGATCTTGTCCACTCCATCGAGGCCCTAGGCCAGCGGGGCCTCGCCATCCAGGCCGACAGCAGCGACCCGGCCGCCGTCAAGCGCTCCGTCGAGGAGGCGGTGGCGGGACTCGGCGGTCTCGACATTCTCGTCAACAATGCCGGCATCGCCCGTCAGGGGCCGGTGGCGGAGATGAGCCTCGCCGACATCGACGCGCAGTTGAACGTCAATGTGCGCGCGGTGGTGCTGGCTTCGCAGGCGGCGATCCCGCATCTGAAGGCCGGCGGGCGGATCATCTCCATCGGCTCCTGTCTCGGCGAGCGCGTGCCGTTCGGCGGCGTCACGGTCTATTCCATGACCAAATCGGCGCTGCTGTCCTTCACCCGCGGCCTCGCCCGCGAACTCGGCCCGGCGGACATTACCGTCAATGTCGTGCAGCCCGGCGCCACCGATACCGACATGAACCCGGCCGATGGCGAACAGGCGGACGGCATGCGCGCGCTCACCGCCCTGGGGCGCTACGGCACCCCGGCCGATGTCGCCGCGGCGGTGGCGTTCCTCGCCAGCCCTGCCGCCCGGCAGATCAGCGGCACCGCCCTCACCGTCGACGGCGGCTTCAACGCCTGA
- a CDS encoding N-acetylglutaminylglutamine amidotransferase, which translates to MCGIAGDVRFDGSFADARAISSMMDVLAPRGPDGAGLEARGRIAFGHRRLRIIDLSDKAAQPMVDPELGLTLTFNGCIYNYPELRAALEAKGYRFFSQGDTEVILKAYHAWGEACVERFHGMFAFAIAERDSGAVVLARDRFGIKPLYYTEGNKRLRFASSLPALLAAGDVDTTIDREALHNYMSFHAVVPPPRTILQGVRKLPPATVRRYAPDGSFTERVYWQPPYERRPEDAGLTAEDWRDRVLDALRTAVRRRMVADVPVGVLLSGGVDSSIIVGLLAQEGQRDLATYSIGFEEANGEKGDEFVYSDLIAKTFETNHHKIFVPSADLMGALPDTIRAMSEPMVSYDNIGFYLLSREVSKSIKVVQSGQGADEVFAGYHWYPPLADSNDVVGDYARGFFDRDHATLARQLNPEWMAGRDVSRDLVAAHLLAEGAATPVDRALRLDSQVMLVDDPVKRVDNMTMAWGLEARVPFLDHELVELAATIPPEYKLAQGGKGVLKEAARLVVPHEVIDRPKGYFPVPQLKYISGPYLEMVRDVLGAQAARERGLFRQDYLDTLFADPVTHITPLRGSELWQVALLEMWLQSHGV; encoded by the coding sequence ATGTGTGGAATTGCCGGAGACGTTCGCTTTGATGGCTCGTTCGCGGATGCGCGCGCCATCTCGTCGATGATGGATGTGCTCGCCCCGCGCGGACCCGACGGGGCCGGGCTGGAGGCGCGCGGGCGCATTGCTTTCGGTCACCGGCGCCTGCGCATCATCGACCTCTCCGACAAGGCCGCGCAGCCCATGGTCGATCCCGAACTCGGGCTGACCCTGACCTTCAATGGCTGCATCTACAATTACCCCGAGCTGCGCGCCGCGCTGGAAGCCAAGGGCTACCGCTTCTTTTCCCAGGGCGACACCGAGGTGATCCTCAAGGCCTATCACGCCTGGGGCGAGGCCTGCGTCGAGCGTTTCCACGGCATGTTCGCCTTCGCCATCGCCGAGCGCGACAGTGGCGCGGTGGTGCTGGCGCGGGACCGCTTCGGCATCAAGCCGCTCTACTACACCGAAGGAAACAAGCGCCTGCGCTTCGCCTCCAGCCTGCCGGCGTTGCTGGCCGCGGGCGATGTCGACACCACGATCGACCGCGAGGCGCTGCACAATTACATGAGCTTCCACGCGGTGGTGCCGCCGCCGCGCACCATTCTGCAGGGTGTGCGCAAGCTCCCTCCCGCCACGGTCCGGCGCTACGCCCCCGACGGGTCCTTCACCGAGCGCGTCTACTGGCAACCTCCCTATGAGCGTCGCCCCGAGGATGCCGGGCTGACCGCCGAGGATTGGCGCGACCGGGTGCTGGACGCGCTGCGCACTGCCGTGCGCCGGCGCATGGTGGCCGACGTGCCGGTCGGCGTGCTGCTGTCCGGCGGGGTGGATTCTTCCATCATTGTCGGCCTGCTGGCGCAGGAAGGCCAGCGCGACCTCGCCACCTATTCCATCGGCTTCGAGGAGGCCAATGGCGAGAAGGGCGACGAGTTCGTCTATTCCGACCTCATCGCCAAGACCTTCGAAACCAACCACCACAAGATCTTCGTGCCGTCGGCCGATCTCATGGGCGCCCTGCCCGACACGATCCGCGCCATGTCCGAGCCGATGGTGTCCTACGACAATATCGGCTTCTACCTGCTCTCGCGCGAAGTCTCCAAGTCGATCAAGGTGGTGCAGTCGGGGCAGGGTGCGGACGAAGTATTTGCCGGCTATCACTGGTATCCGCCGCTCGCCGACAGCAATGACGTGGTGGGCGACTATGCGCGCGGCTTCTTCGACCGCGATCATGCGACGCTGGCCCGCCAGTTGAATCCGGAATGGATGGCGGGCCGCGATGTCAGCCGCGATCTCGTCGCGGCGCATCTGCTGGCGGAGGGGGCGGCCACGCCGGTGGACCGGGCCTTGCGGCTGGATTCGCAGGTGATGCTGGTCGACGATCCGGTGAAGCGGGTCGACAACATGACCATGGCCTGGGGGCTGGAAGCGCGCGTGCCCTTCCTCGACCACGAACTGGTCGAACTCGCCGCCACCATCCCGCCGGAATACAAGCTGGCGCAGGGCGGCAAGGGCGTGCTGAAGGAAGCCGCCCGCCTCGTCGTGCCGCATGAGGTGATCGACCGGCCGAAGGGCTATTTCCCGGTGCCGCAGCTCAAATACATCTCCGGCCCCTATCTGGAGATGGTGCGCGACGTGCTCGGCGCGCAGGCGGCGCGCGAGCGCGGCCTGTTCCGGCAGGACTATCTCGACACGCTGTTCGCCGATCCGGTGACGCATATCACGCCGCTGCGCGGTTCCGAACTCTGGCAGGTGGCGCTGCTGGAAATGTGGCTGCAGTCGCACGGCGTCTGA
- a CDS encoding TetR/AcrR family transcriptional regulator, producing MQNSDETCRKGAAPPSRHRGRPRAFDREAALAQAMRLFWTRGYEATSIADLTAAMGIGAPSLYAAFGSKEALYVEALEHYTRSYECLAWAGFRAAATAREAIAALLFDSAASLTGCVADIPHGCMVTLASVDCEEHRALGDHLRLSRAGGLEQLTARLARGVAEGDLPAGLDCQALARFLQAVQAGMSLLARDGVGRAELEAVAELALQGVDARLAAAASGGRAPFSPRP from the coding sequence ATGCAGAATTCGGACGAGACCTGCCGCAAGGGCGCGGCCCCCCCGTCCCGCCATCGCGGCCGGCCGCGCGCCTTCGACCGGGAGGCGGCTCTGGCGCAGGCGATGCGGCTGTTCTGGACCAGGGGTTATGAGGCGACCTCGATCGCCGATCTCACCGCCGCCATGGGCATTGGCGCGCCAAGCCTCTATGCCGCCTTCGGCTCCAAGGAGGCATTGTATGTCGAGGCACTGGAGCATTATACGCGCAGCTATGAATGCCTCGCCTGGGCCGGCTTCCGGGCGGCAGCAACGGCGCGGGAGGCGATCGCCGCGCTGCTGTTCGATTCGGCGGCGTCGCTGACCGGTTGTGTCGCCGACATTCCCCATGGCTGCATGGTGACGCTGGCCAGCGTCGACTGCGAGGAACATCGCGCGCTCGGCGATCACCTGCGCCTGTCACGCGCCGGCGGGCTGGAACAACTGACAGCGCGGCTGGCGCGCGGCGTCGCCGAGGGCGATCTCCCTGCCGGGCTCGATTGTCAGGCGCTCGCCCGTTTCCTTCAGGCCGTGCAGGCCGGCATGTCGCTGCTCGCCCGCGACGGCGTCGGGCGGGCGGAGCTTGAGGCGGTGGCCGAACTGGCGCTGCAGGGTGTCGATGCCCGCCTGGCGGCGGCCGCATCCGGCGGCCGTGCTCCCTTCTCCCCGCGTCCATAA
- a CDS encoding RNA polymerase sigma factor, whose translation MSWDLHRLFLRHAREINRFLRRRGHSAEAAADLTQDTFVRLLTTPARHADHPRAYLHQVARNLSVDFYRHERLMEFVDLATDDLNDIPAFAPSPETILYDRQRLAIVARALLDLPEPTRRAFEMHRLGERTMQQIAAELGLSVSRTWSLIRQAYLHLRLRLKEDAPPRHG comes from the coding sequence ATGAGCTGGGATCTCCACCGCCTTTTCCTGCGGCACGCGCGTGAGATCAACCGGTTCCTGCGGCGGCGCGGACACAGCGCCGAGGCCGCTGCGGACCTCACCCAGGACACGTTTGTCCGGCTGCTGACGACACCGGCCCGCCATGCCGACCATCCGAGGGCCTATCTGCATCAGGTCGCGCGCAATCTGTCGGTGGATTTTTACCGGCACGAGCGGCTCATGGAGTTCGTCGATCTTGCCACGGACGATCTCAACGACATCCCCGCCTTCGCCCCCTCGCCCGAGACCATCCTCTATGACCGGCAGAGGCTGGCGATCGTCGCCCGCGCGCTGCTGGACCTGCCGGAGCCGACGCGGCGGGCTTTCGAGATGCACCGCCTCGGCGAGCGCACCATGCAGCAGATCGCGGCCGAACTCGGCCTTTCCGTGTCGCGCACCTGGTCGCTGATCCGGCAGGCCTATCTTCACCTGCGCCTGCGCCTGAAAGAGGACGCGCCGCCACGCCACGGGTGA